The following proteins come from a genomic window of Methanospirillum lacunae:
- a CDS encoding TIGR00269 family protein codes for MEGKPVCSHCSGRAVYLDRESGTHLCSQHLKESVQARVLNRIIQEKPLPDKFGVAFSGGKDSTALLAVLVALKEKIPSRLIALTVDEGIGGYREETIRHARDVCSRLNVEHRIITFPDLFGLSLDDFMKNSSRKACTICGILRRRALEVLADQEGVHLLATGHNQDDHAQTTLMNAFSADIKKVFAGSGRTSQFARRIKPFAAVSEREVTLYAILSDLFIDLPECPYASDAFRGEVRRLLNRFEQEHPGSMRNLAHAEEEIRSRLKGKVQLQPLENCKVCGWSGSGEICQVCTVLKEQKNKNNSSTGQ; via the coding sequence ATGGAGGGTAAACCAGTCTGTTCACACTGTTCAGGCCGGGCTGTGTACCTGGACAGGGAAAGTGGGACTCATCTCTGCAGTCAGCATCTCAAAGAATCGGTTCAGGCCAGGGTACTGAACCGTATTATACAGGAAAAGCCACTTCCGGATAAATTCGGAGTTGCATTTAGCGGAGGAAAAGACAGCACTGCACTACTTGCTGTCCTGGTTGCCCTGAAAGAGAAAATACCATCCAGACTTATCGCCCTCACTGTTGACGAAGGGATTGGCGGGTACCGTGAAGAGACCATCAGGCATGCCAGGGATGTCTGTTCCAGGCTCAATGTTGAACACCGGATCATCACCTTTCCTGATCTGTTTGGCTTGAGTCTCGATGATTTCATGAAAAATTCGAGTAGGAAAGCATGTACAATCTGTGGAATATTAAGGAGACGTGCCCTTGAAGTTCTCGCAGACCAGGAAGGAGTCCATCTTCTTGCGACTGGCCATAACCAGGATGATCATGCACAGACAACACTCATGAACGCTTTCTCAGCTGATATTAAGAAAGTGTTTGCAGGTTCAGGAAGAACATCACAGTTTGCACGCCGTATCAAGCCATTTGCAGCGGTGAGTGAGAGAGAAGTGACACTCTATGCAATCCTTTCTGATCTGTTTATCGATCTTCCCGAATGCCCGTATGCAAGTGACGCATTCAGAGGAGAAGTCAGAAGACTCCTGAACCGGTTTGAACAGGAACATCCCGGTTCGATGAGAAATCTTGCACACGCTGAGGAAGAGATCAGATCACGGCTCAAAGGTAAAGTCCAACTCCAGCCACTGGAAAACTGTAAAGTCTGCGGGTGGTCTGGATCAGGAGAAATATGCCAGGTATGTACGGTACTCAAAGAGCAAAAAAACAAGAATAATTCATCGACCGGGCAGTGA
- the pscS gene encoding O-phospho-L-seryl-tRNA:Cys-tRNA synthase, protein MEKNTDLIFAALFKLEEARQVIRDGLPSGLNQQEEMQLKEKISELKGIIQALETGTTGKKPGRIAGSIEVRTREEENINIQPIQAAGRLTLAARQAIIAYGDGYSTCDACRKPFRLDKISKPPIADFHTQLAQFVNMDQARVVPGARRGFQAVAQTVVEKGDSVIVSAFAHYTEFLAVEGAGGVVKEVPLNKDNIITADATAEKIEQVKLETGKLPTLVMIDHYDYQLANEHDVKGIAKVAHSYDIPFLYNGAYTVGVMPVDGKAVGADFVVGSGHKSMASPAPSGVLATTSEWADKVFRTTQMVGDVTKRKFGIKEVEMVGCTLMGSNLIAMMASFPEVKERTLHWDDEIKKINFFVDRLLTIDGSKVLSEYPRKHALTKVDTTGSFDRIAAIHKRRGFFLSDALSAKGIVGEFAGATRTWKLSTYGLSWEKVRYLADTFTEIAEHYELPITKQ, encoded by the coding sequence ATGGAAAAGAATACAGATCTTATCTTTGCAGCACTCTTCAAACTGGAAGAGGCACGACAGGTGATCCGGGATGGACTCCCATCGGGCCTCAACCAGCAGGAAGAGATGCAACTGAAAGAGAAGATCTCAGAGTTAAAAGGGATTATCCAGGCCCTTGAAACCGGAACCACCGGAAAAAAACCTGGGCGGATTGCCGGATCGATAGAAGTCAGAACACGTGAGGAAGAGAATATCAATATTCAGCCAATCCAGGCAGCAGGACGGCTGACCCTTGCAGCCCGTCAGGCGATCATCGCTTATGGTGACGGCTACTCTACCTGTGATGCCTGTCGAAAACCATTCAGACTGGATAAGATTTCAAAACCTCCAATCGCAGACTTTCACACCCAGCTCGCCCAGTTCGTGAATATGGATCAGGCACGGGTTGTGCCAGGAGCACGAAGAGGCTTCCAGGCAGTTGCCCAGACTGTGGTTGAGAAGGGCGATTCGGTAATTGTATCTGCATTTGCACATTACACCGAGTTTCTTGCTGTGGAAGGTGCCGGAGGAGTCGTTAAGGAGGTTCCCTTAAACAAGGACAATATCATTACCGCTGATGCAACTGCTGAAAAGATAGAACAGGTAAAACTAGAGACCGGAAAACTCCCGACCCTGGTGATGATCGATCACTACGACTACCAACTTGCAAACGAGCATGATGTTAAAGGGATTGCCAAAGTTGCTCACAGTTATGATATCCCCTTCCTCTATAACGGGGCATACACCGTCGGAGTCATGCCTGTTGACGGAAAAGCAGTTGGGGCAGACTTCGTAGTTGGTTCCGGCCATAAGAGTATGGCATCGCCGGCACCTTCAGGGGTGCTGGCGACGACGAGCGAATGGGCAGACAAAGTCTTCCGTACCACCCAGATGGTCGGAGACGTCACCAAACGCAAGTTCGGGATCAAAGAAGTAGAGATGGTCGGATGCACGCTGATGGGATCCAACCTTATCGCAATGATGGCGTCCTTCCCTGAAGTGAAAGAGCGGACACTGCACTGGGATGACGAGATAAAGAAGATCAACTTTTTCGTTGACCGGCTGCTTACCATCGATGGAAGCAAGGTCCTATCCGAGTACCCGCGAAAGCATGCATTAACTAAAGTGGATACAACCGGCAGTTTTGACAGGATTGCAGCGATCCACAAACGTCGTGGCTTTTTCCTATCTGACGCTCTCTCAGCAAAGGGAATAGTAGGAGAGTTTGCAGGAGCAACCAGAACCTGGAAACTCTCAACATACGGGCTTTCCTGGGAGAAGGTCAGATATCTTGCCGATACATTTACCGAGATCGCAGAACATTACGAACTACCAATTACAAAACAGTAA
- a CDS encoding carboxyl transferase domain-containing protein, with product MRVRLNTVLDENTFTPLIRSEDTELIGGTGYIEGRQVCVIALNPVASVPLDPFEVLQDELALLDHAEMNHLPILHLADRPERVAMGTTAIPLSIMRTYIEPKGVGSVFTRFARLSGVVPRIAVVFSPIATTLTYPVAECDVVLMTKASGMSLARPDMQRLMTGESESYEAYGGAEMHASVSGTCDILCDTPTDALQLVRKTLQIFPSYYSDSPPVFEPRNPDPDARLPSPLTLAYPYSRFDMHNLIETFIDHETFLEHRALYATELITGFARVNGMNIGVVANNSLNKGGILFPETCIKLASFASLCDSFNIPLLFLADLPGFMVGKESENAGIIHHGALIFSTLANLSVPKICIIVRKAYTAGLYAMCGTGFEPDRLLSFPDAELTIYGTRAASKLAKESGYTLEKIKEVEDAVKATANPRLHVESGYIDGIIEPDQVRSELSVFLEWAYSLPLNRTFPRRVLCL from the coding sequence GGGTATATAGAAGGAAGACAGGTATGTGTGATAGCCCTAAATCCCGTAGCTTCGGTTCCACTTGATCCGTTTGAAGTTCTCCAGGACGAACTGGCACTTCTTGACCATGCAGAGATGAATCATCTTCCAATCCTTCACCTCGCTGATCGTCCTGAACGAGTGGCTATGGGCACCACTGCCATTCCTCTCTCCATTATGCGGACATACATTGAACCTAAAGGGGTGGGCAGTGTGTTCACCAGGTTCGCACGGTTGTCCGGAGTTGTTCCCCGTATTGCGGTCGTCTTCAGTCCAATAGCAACAACCCTGACATATCCGGTCGCTGAATGTGATGTCGTACTGATGACAAAAGCATCAGGCATGTCACTTGCACGTCCTGATATGCAGCGACTCATGACAGGAGAATCAGAGTCATATGAAGCATATGGAGGAGCAGAAATGCATGCATCAGTTTCCGGAACCTGCGATATCCTCTGTGATACTCCAACCGATGCCCTCCAATTAGTCAGGAAAACTCTCCAGATATTTCCATCGTATTATTCGGATAGTCCACCGGTTTTCGAGCCACGGAATCCTGATCCTGATGCCCGGCTTCCATCTCCCCTGACACTGGCATACCCATATTCACGTTTTGATATGCACAATCTCATTGAAACATTCATAGATCATGAGACCTTTCTTGAGCATCGGGCATTGTATGCGACTGAACTCATCACAGGGTTTGCCAGAGTGAATGGAATGAATATTGGAGTTGTTGCCAACAATTCCCTGAATAAGGGTGGCATCCTCTTTCCTGAAACCTGCATAAAACTTGCCTCGTTTGCCTCCCTCTGTGATTCATTCAATATCCCCCTCCTGTTCCTTGCAGACCTGCCCGGATTTATGGTTGGAAAAGAGTCAGAAAACGCAGGGATTATTCATCATGGCGCTTTGATCTTCTCGACGCTTGCAAACCTGTCTGTTCCCAAGATCTGTATCATTGTCAGAAAGGCCTATACTGCTGGATTGTACGCTATGTGTGGAACAGGTTTTGAGCCTGATCGTCTGCTATCATTTCCTGATGCAGAACTTACTATATACGGCACCAGAGCTGCCTCAAAACTGGCCAAAGAGAGTGGGTATACCCTTGAGAAGATAAAAGAAGTTGAAGATGCGGTAAAAGCAACTGCAAATCCAAGGCTCCATGTAGAGTCAGGATATATAGATGGAATAATCGAACCTGATCAGGTGCGAAGTGAACTTTCTGTTTTTCTTGAGTGGGCGTATTCTCTTCCATTAAATCGGACATTTCCAAGAAGAGTACTCTGTCTTTAA
- a CDS encoding O-acetylhomoserine aminocarboxypropyltransferase/cysteine synthase family protein: MTEKKDRDATTSLHAGQVPDPTTGALAVPIYQTSSYQFRDADHAAALFGLSELGNIYTRLMNPTTDVLEKRIAALEGGTGALAVASGQAAISYALLNITRVGDEIVAANNLYGGTYTLLHYTFAKLGRKVIFVDSQDPEAFRKAITPKTRAIYAETLGNPKLDVPDFRKIADIAHEAGIAFVVDNTSAVGLVKPIEHGVDIVVHSATKFVGGHGNSIGGLIVDSGKFNWGNGKYPEFSEPDPSYHGLVYWDVFKDFAGLGNVAFVFKIRLSLLRDLGAALSPFNSFLLLQGFETLPLRVKQHSENALAVAKHLKAHPKVAWVNYPGLSDNPTHIVASKYLKNGFGGLLGVGIKGGVEEGKKVINSLKLFSHVANIGDSKSLVIHPASTTHQQLTPEELIATGVTPDYIRLSIGIENIEDIIEDLDQALAQI; the protein is encoded by the coding sequence ATGACTGAGAAAAAAGACAGAGACGCAACAACTTCATTGCACGCAGGACAGGTCCCGGATCCAACAACCGGAGCACTCGCTGTACCAATCTACCAGACCAGCAGTTACCAGTTCCGTGATGCTGACCATGCAGCAGCACTATTCGGACTCTCTGAACTTGGAAACATCTATACACGTCTGATGAACCCGACCACCGATGTGCTCGAAAAGCGGATCGCAGCACTCGAAGGAGGAACCGGGGCACTCGCCGTGGCATCCGGTCAGGCAGCTATCTCATATGCCCTCCTCAATATCACCAGGGTCGGCGATGAGATCGTAGCAGCAAACAATCTGTACGGTGGTACTTACACGCTTCTGCACTACACCTTTGCAAAGCTCGGACGCAAGGTTATTTTTGTAGACTCACAGGATCCTGAAGCATTCAGAAAGGCAATCACCCCGAAGACCCGTGCAATTTATGCAGAGACCCTCGGAAATCCAAAACTCGATGTGCCTGATTTCCGCAAGATTGCCGACATTGCCCACGAGGCAGGAATCGCCTTTGTTGTAGACAACACATCTGCTGTCGGACTGGTAAAGCCAATTGAGCATGGTGTTGACATCGTTGTCCACTCTGCAACCAAGTTTGTAGGAGGACACGGCAACTCCATCGGTGGGCTGATTGTCGATTCAGGAAAGTTCAACTGGGGTAACGGAAAGTACCCCGAGTTCTCAGAACCTGATCCAAGTTACCACGGACTTGTGTACTGGGATGTATTCAAGGACTTTGCAGGGCTTGGAAACGTGGCATTTGTCTTCAAGATCAGACTCTCACTGCTCCGTGATCTTGGTGCAGCACTCTCACCATTCAATTCATTCCTGCTACTCCAGGGCTTTGAGACACTCCCACTCAGGGTAAAACAGCACTCAGAAAACGCCCTTGCAGTTGCAAAGCACCTGAAGGCACACCCCAAGGTAGCCTGGGTCAACTACCCGGGACTATCAGACAATCCAACTCATATTGTTGCATCCAAGTACCTCAAGAACGGGTTTGGTGGTCTTCTCGGAGTCGGTATCAAGGGAGGAGTTGAAGAGGGAAAGAAGGTCATTAACTCACTGAAACTCTTTTCCCATGTTGCCAACATCGGAGACTCAAAAAGCCTTGTGATCCACCCGGCATCAACGACTCATCAGCAGCTTACTCCAGAAGAACTCATTGCAACCGGAGTTACTCCTGATTACATCAGGCTCTCAATCGGAATCGAGAATATTGAAGATATTATTGAGGATCTGGATCAAGCCTTAGCTCAGATCTGA
- the nifU gene encoding Fe-S cluster assembly scaffold protein NifU: MYSEKVMDHFMNPRNQGEITEADGVGEVGNPTCGDIMRIFLTVKDNIITEVKFQTFGCGAAVASSSMATEMIKGKTLEEAWEVSNKAVAEALEGLPAIKMHCSVLAEEGIHKAINDYRIKHGLEPWVEKNPHSHDHHGHEDETCST; encoded by the coding sequence ATGTATAGCGAAAAGGTAATGGATCATTTCATGAACCCCCGCAACCAGGGGGAGATCACAGAAGCTGATGGTGTTGGAGAAGTAGGAAATCCGACCTGCGGTGATATCATGCGTATCTTCCTCACCGTGAAGGACAATATTATCACCGAGGTTAAATTTCAGACATTCGGATGCGGTGCTGCAGTTGCATCCAGTAGTATGGCTACTGAGATGATCAAGGGAAAGACCCTTGAAGAGGCATGGGAGGTCTCAAACAAAGCAGTTGCCGAGGCACTCGAAGGGCTCCCGGCAATAAAAATGCACTGCTCAGTACTGGCAGAAGAAGGGATTCACAAGGCGATCAACGATTATAGGATAAAACACGGGCTTGAACCCTGGGTAGAGAAGAATCCTCATTCACATGATCATCATGGTCATGAAGACGAGACCTGCTCTACATAA
- a CDS encoding C1 family peptidase encodes MKNLPGVVSGTLILIVIFAFLFVVPSSGAPCTSCTGPVNISVNGISLKNIDSGNLSAFRSIDSREIGRVMDISGYTHVDLDEISTIGTTTRNNETSDTSAAVMSLQTDVVLAMQEANRNLPRFTIPENLTSLPRGSFSHLDRFVYTPSEWDQTGGVDEHCGNCWVWADTGALQLDLAYQKNITDRLSVQYFTSSYHNGTGIWACCGGSPVWFADFYNTTKKAIPWTNTNASFVDSRSMCENGESTAMNRSNIQTTPNYPLDQVTALMISTNAKYEERPISNDTAINAIKAALQSGKAVIFIYTPDNWTPMMNFWNNQTEEDIFTPGLTPGTLHNDGGHVMLILGYNDSDPEKQYWTVLNSWGSSENRPHALFRLNMDIDYSLQNPDGVNSYEFYVLNVTYPDKNSLIS; translated from the coding sequence ATGAAAAATCTGCCTGGAGTGGTGAGTGGAACACTCATACTAATCGTGATATTCGCATTTTTATTCGTAGTTCCTTCTTCAGGAGCCCCCTGTACATCTTGCACCGGTCCTGTAAACATTTCTGTCAATGGAATAAGTTTGAAAAATATTGACTCAGGAAATCTCTCTGCATTCCGGAGTATTGATTCCCGTGAAATTGGCAGGGTAATGGATATCAGTGGATATACACACGTCGATCTGGATGAGATTAGCACCATTGGTACTACTACCCGTAATAATGAAACCTCGGATACTTCTGCCGCTGTGATGAGTCTACAGACCGATGTCGTGCTTGCAATGCAGGAAGCAAATCGAAATCTGCCCAGGTTCACCATCCCTGAAAACCTGACCTCCCTCCCACGAGGTTCATTTAGCCATCTTGATCGGTTTGTCTACACTCCCTCCGAATGGGATCAGACAGGAGGGGTTGATGAACATTGTGGAAACTGCTGGGTATGGGCAGATACCGGGGCTCTTCAACTGGATCTTGCATACCAGAAAAACATCACCGACCGGCTATCAGTTCAGTACTTCACCTCCTCGTATCATAATGGGACCGGGATATGGGCCTGTTGTGGTGGGTCTCCAGTATGGTTTGCTGATTTTTATAATACCACAAAAAAAGCAATACCATGGACCAACACGAATGCATCATTCGTAGACAGTCGGAGTATGTGTGAGAATGGCGAGTCAACCGCAATGAATAGATCAAATATCCAAACTACTCCAAACTACCCTCTCGATCAGGTAACTGCTCTCATGATTAGTACAAATGCTAAGTATGAAGAGCGCCCGATATCCAATGACACCGCAATAAATGCAATAAAAGCAGCCCTGCAATCAGGAAAAGCCGTGATATTCATATACACCCCTGATAACTGGACTCCTATGATGAACTTCTGGAATAATCAGACTGAAGAGGATATTTTTACACCTGGCCTCACACCGGGTACCCTTCACAATGATGGCGGTCATGTTATGCTGATTCTGGGTTATAACGATTCTGACCCTGAAAAACAGTATTGGACTGTACTCAACAGCTGGGGTTCATCAGAAAACCGGCCTCATGCACTATTCAGATTGAACATGGACATAGATTACTCACTTCAAAATCCGGACGGGGTCAACTCCTATGAGTTCTATGTCCTGAATGTGACATACCCTGATAAAAACTCCCTCATTTCCTGA
- a CDS encoding ubiquitin family protein: protein MKIIFPDGHEREIASRGRTIEAIIQEQGLNPLELLVSRDGEIIPEDTIGNESDSIRLIRISHGG, encoded by the coding sequence ATGAAAATTATCTTCCCTGATGGACACGAGAGAGAGATTGCTTCAAGAGGAAGGACGATAGAGGCAATCATTCAGGAGCAGGGACTCAACCCGCTTGAACTTCTCGTCTCACGGGACGGAGAGATCATTCCCGAGGACACAATTGGGAATGAGAGTGATTCCATCAGGCTCATCAGGATATCTCATGGAGGGTAA
- a CDS encoding aminotransferase class V-fold PLP-dependent enzyme, with translation MVVHHGRASDQMNVDQIREDIPLSREVIYLDNASTSLSPQPVIDAMVEYETHYRANVGRGVHRLSQIAGQLYWDAHETVNRFIGGECGTPVFVRNCTEAINMVARGLTFRPGDEIITTVTDHHSNLLPWYALREKGVTVNVISPARNPMAGITADDISSAITKNTRLVAISHASNVLGSVEPVKDIAEIAHDHDALCLVDGAQSVPHFKTDVRDIGCDYLCFSGHKMLGPTGTGVLWMAEDSLEPLLLGGGMIDDVTTDGYLVASGYSKYEAGTPNIAGAFGLRAAVKYLNAIGMGAIEAHEDVLTRKLLSGLSGIEGVTIIGPPEGEKRIGVVSFIVEGLHPHEVAHILDDQYSIIVRSGHHCCMPLMQYLNLPDGTVRASLYLYNTEEEIQTLVEGVREIVEGV, from the coding sequence ATGGTAGTACATCATGGGAGGGCATCAGATCAGATGAATGTCGATCAGATAAGAGAGGACATTCCTCTTTCCCGGGAGGTCATCTACCTTGACAACGCCTCGACAAGCCTATCTCCACAGCCGGTTATCGATGCAATGGTGGAGTATGAAACCCACTACCGGGCCAATGTGGGACGCGGAGTACACCGGCTCTCGCAGATTGCAGGGCAACTGTACTGGGATGCTCATGAGACGGTAAACCGATTCATCGGAGGAGAATGCGGAACACCGGTCTTTGTCAGAAACTGCACAGAAGCAATCAATATGGTTGCACGCGGTCTGACATTCAGGCCAGGCGATGAGATAATTACCACTGTTACTGATCATCACTCCAACCTGCTTCCCTGGTATGCTCTTCGGGAAAAGGGTGTAACTGTGAATGTAATATCTCCTGCCAGAAATCCAATGGCCGGAATTACGGCTGACGATATCTCATCAGCAATAACCAAAAATACCCGACTCGTTGCTATCAGCCATGCTTCAAACGTACTTGGTAGTGTTGAACCTGTCAAAGATATTGCAGAGATCGCCCATGATCATGATGCTCTTTGTCTTGTGGATGGAGCCCAGTCTGTCCCCCATTTCAAGACCGATGTAAGGGATATTGGTTGTGACTATCTCTGTTTTTCAGGTCACAAGATGCTCGGTCCTACCGGGACCGGTGTGCTCTGGATGGCTGAAGATAGTTTGGAACCTCTGCTTCTTGGTGGGGGAATGATTGATGATGTTACCACTGACGGGTACCTCGTTGCATCAGGATATTCAAAGTATGAGGCAGGCACTCCCAATATTGCAGGTGCATTCGGCCTTCGGGCAGCAGTAAAATATCTCAATGCCATCGGAATGGGTGCAATTGAAGCTCATGAAGATGTTCTTACGAGAAAATTGCTATCAGGGTTATCGGGAATAGAAGGTGTAACGATCATCGGGCCTCCCGAAGGGGAGAAGAGGATAGGGGTTGTTTCGTTTATTGTTGAGGGTCTTCATCCTCATGAGGTGGCACATATCCTGGACGATCAGTACTCTATCATCGTGAGATCAGGGCATCACTGTTGCATGCCGCTTATGCAATATCTTAATCTTCCAGACGGGACCGTACGGGCCAGTTTATACCTGTATAACACTGAAGAAGAGATCCAGACCCTGGTTGAGGGTGTCAGGGAGATTGTGGAAGGGGTATGA
- the nifS gene encoding cysteine desulfurase NifS — translation MTAERIVYMDHSATTATDPAVVDAMIPWFSKGYGNPSSLYRIARESKTAVEKARSQVATALGAQPDEIYFTSGGTEADNWAIKGIAFANRKKGNHIITSAIEHHAVLHTCEYLEKQGFSVTYLPVDETGQVRISDLKDAITDQTILVTIMFANNEIGTIEPIAEIGKICRERGVYFHTDAVQAIGNVAIDVVAMQIDLLSLSAHKFYGPKGIGALYIRKSVRIDNLLHGGGQEKRKRAGTENIPGIVGLGLAIERAIARMDEQNKRVSALRDRMLDGILKNIPNTRLNGHPKERLPGNLNVSFDFIEGESMLLLLDHFGICASTGSACTSGSLEPSHVLLATGLPAETAHGSLRLTLGAENTDEDVDYVLEQLQKVVIRLREMSPLYADHKKRSCNV, via the coding sequence ATGACTGCAGAACGAATCGTGTACATGGACCATTCTGCAACAACCGCTACCGACCCAGCGGTCGTCGATGCGATGATCCCATGGTTCTCTAAAGGGTATGGTAACCCATCATCCCTGTACCGCATTGCACGCGAATCAAAAACAGCGGTTGAAAAAGCAAGAAGTCAGGTCGCAACAGCACTTGGTGCACAACCTGATGAGATTTACTTTACATCCGGTGGAACTGAGGCTGATAACTGGGCAATTAAGGGGATTGCTTTCGCCAACAGGAAGAAAGGCAACCACATCATCACCAGTGCCATTGAGCACCACGCAGTCCTTCATACCTGCGAATACCTCGAAAAGCAGGGATTCTCAGTCACGTACCTCCCGGTGGATGAGACAGGACAGGTACGGATCAGTGATCTCAAGGATGCAATTACTGATCAGACTATTCTGGTCACGATCATGTTTGCAAACAATGAGATCGGCACTATCGAACCTATTGCTGAGATCGGAAAAATCTGTCGTGAACGCGGAGTGTATTTCCATACCGATGCTGTTCAGGCAATCGGTAATGTGGCAATTGATGTGGTAGCGATGCAGATCGATCTCCTCTCACTCTCTGCCCACAAGTTTTACGGCCCCAAAGGTATCGGCGCTCTCTATATCAGGAAAAGTGTCAGAATTGACAACCTTCTTCATGGAGGGGGCCAGGAAAAGAGGAAACGTGCCGGAACCGAGAACATTCCCGGAATCGTAGGACTTGGGCTTGCAATCGAGCGTGCCATTGCCAGAATGGACGAGCAGAACAAGCGGGTTTCAGCGCTCAGGGATCGAATGCTGGATGGAATTCTCAAGAACATTCCAAACACCAGGCTGAATGGACACCCAAAGGAGAGACTTCCCGGCAATCTGAATGTGAGTTTTGATTTCATTGAGGGAGAATCCATGCTCCTGCTCCTCGATCACTTCGGAATCTGCGCCTCAACCGGGAGTGCCTGTACATCAGGCTCACTTGAGCCTTCTCATGTTCTTCTGGCTACCGGACTTCCCGCCGAGACTGCACATGGCTCACTCAGACTTACGCTTGGAGCAGAGAACACAGACGAAGATGTAGATTATGTTCTGGAACAGCTCCAGAAGGTAGTAATCCGTTTGAGGGAGATGTCTCCCTTGTACGCAGATCATAAAAAGAGGTCATGTAATGTATAG
- the nadA gene encoding quinolinate synthase NadA, whose amino-acid sequence MLILPEPWALSQRKIQIVITIVKALPSDEEPVEPACNYDLISEIRELADRQGVLILAHNYQAPEIYQIAEKIGDSLELARLAQETDAETILFCGVDFMADTAKILNPQARVLIPDPQARCTMAHMAGEQAAIDLREQYPDAEVVSYVNTTTATKAVSDICCTSANAIEIVDSVDSEQVIFLPDRNLAAYVSRFTRKEIIPAAGYCYVHDAITRESVDAMQKLHPGAVFVAHPECRPEIIDMADAVCSTGGMARFCRDASVSSFIIGTESGMLHRLRSEVAEKKFFSVAGICAPMKQITLEKIKACLTTGSGEVVLDKSLMDAARVPLERMIEVSKTRQSRSFRTREEIRKGL is encoded by the coding sequence ATGCTGATACTGCCGGAACCGTGGGCATTATCCCAAAGGAAGATACAGATAGTTATCACAATCGTGAAAGCGCTTCCATCAGACGAAGAACCAGTGGAGCCGGCATGTAACTATGATCTCATCAGCGAGATCAGGGAACTTGCTGACCGTCAGGGGGTTCTCATCCTCGCCCATAACTATCAGGCCCCTGAGATCTACCAGATCGCAGAGAAAATTGGTGATTCTCTGGAACTGGCAAGATTAGCTCAGGAAACCGATGCGGAGACGATCCTCTTTTGTGGTGTTGACTTCATGGCTGACACCGCAAAGATTTTAAATCCGCAGGCACGCGTCCTGATTCCGGATCCACAGGCACGGTGCACCATGGCTCACATGGCAGGAGAGCAGGCAGCCATTGACCTCAGGGAGCAGTACCCTGATGCTGAGGTGGTCAGTTATGTCAACACCACAACAGCAACCAAGGCAGTGAGTGACATCTGCTGTACTTCCGCAAACGCGATCGAGATCGTAGATTCTGTTGACTCAGAGCAGGTGATCTTTCTTCCTGACAGAAACCTTGCTGCATATGTGAGCAGGTTTACGCGAAAAGAGATCATCCCTGCAGCCGGGTACTGTTATGTCCATGATGCTATCACCAGAGAAAGTGTCGATGCCATGCAGAAACTTCATCCAGGTGCAGTCTTTGTGGCACATCCAGAATGCAGGCCTGAAATCATCGACATGGCTGATGCAGTCTGCTCAACCGGTGGAATGGCAAGGTTCTGCCGGGATGCCTCTGTATCATCCTTTATCATCGGCACCGAATCAGGCATGCTCCATCGCCTCCGGTCAGAAGTTGCAGAAAAGAAATTCTTTTCAGTAGCCGGGATCTGTGCCCCTATGAAACAGATAACGCTTGAGAAGATCAAGGCCTGTCTAACAACCGGATCAGGTGAGGTTGTCCTCGACAAGAGCCTCATGGATGCAGCACGAGTACCTCTCGAACGCATGATTGAAGTTTCAAAAACAAGACAGAGCCGATCTTTCAGGACCCGTGAAGAGATCAGAAAAGGGCTATAG